In Massilia sp. METH4, the genomic window AGCCGTTCCTGCGCGACGCCTGGGAGCGCCCGGAAGGCGGCGGCGGCATCTCGCGCCTCGTCGAGGAAGGCAATGTGCTGGAACGGGGCGGCTGCAACTTCTCGCATGTGACCGGCGCGAAGCTGCCGCCTTCGGCCGCGGCGCACCGCCCCGGCATCGGCGGGCGTGCGTGGGAAGCGATGGGCGTCTCGCTGGTGCTCCACCCGCGCAATCCGTATGCGCCGACGGTGCACATGAACGTGCGTTTCTTCTCGACGACGACCGGGGACGGCACGCCGGTGTGGTGGTTCGGCGGCGGAATGGACCTGACGCCCTACTACGCCAACGAGGCCGACGTGCGGCACTTCCACCGCAGCTGCCGCGACATGCTCGCGCCGTTCGGCGAAGACCTGCACCCGCGCTTCAAGAAGTGGTGCGACGAGTATTTCTACCTGAAGCACCGCCAGGAAGCGCGCGGCGTCGGCGGCATCTTCTTCGACGACTTCAACGAGCGCGATTTCGACACCAGCTTCGCGATGATGAAGAGCGTGGGCGACGGTTTCGTGAAAGCCTACCTGCCGATCCTGGAAAACCGCAAGGACACGCCCTATGGCGAACGGGAACGCGACTTCCAGGCTTACCGGCGCGGCCGGTATGTGGAATTCAACCTCGTGTTCGACCGCGGCACGCTGTTCGGCCTGCAGTCGGGCGGGCGCACCGAGGCGATCCTGATGTCGATGCCGCCGGTGGTGAAATGGCGCTACGACTGGCACCCGGCGGACGGCACGCCGGAGGCGGCGCTGTATACCGACTTCCTGCCGCACCGCGACTGGCTGGTGTGACCGGCTGCATCGTGACTCGCTGCGTCTTGCTGCTGGGCGGCAGCTTCGATCCCATCCACAACGGCCACGTGGCGCTCGGCGCCACCTTCGTGCGGCTGCTGGGCGCTGCCGAGCTGCGCGTGATTCCCACCGTGCCGTGGCAAAAGAGCACCCTGGTGGCCACGCCGCAGCAGCGCGCGGACATGGCCACGCTGGCATTCGCGGATGAACCCTGCCGGGTGGTGATCGACCGGCAGGAGATCGACCGGGGCCGGCCGACCTACACGGTCGAGACGCTGCGCGCGCTGCGCGGCGAACTCGGCCCCGAAACGGCCCTGTGCTTCCTGATGGGTGCCGACCAGCTGCAGCGGCTGCACACCTGGCATGCGTGGCGCGACCTGTTCGCGCTGGCCCACCTGTGCGTGGCAGCCCGCCCCGGCTTCCGGCTCGACGGGCCGGACATCCCGGTCGAGGTGGCGGCCGAGTTCGGCGCGCGCCTCGTGCCGGCGCAACGGCTGTGCAGCCGGCCAGCCGGGAACACTTGCATCGCGCCGGACCTGGCGGTGGACATCTCGTCCACGCAGATCCGGGAAGCACTGGCGGCTGGCAACTTCCAGCACGATAGCGGCTCGCCGATTCCCGCGCGGGTGCTAGACTATATTGAACAACATAATCTTTATAAGAAGTAAAACTGAATGGATATTAAAAAACTGCAAGCCCTCGTCGTCGACGCCCTGGAAGACGTGAAGGGCCAGGACATCGTCCTGTTCGACACCACGGGCCTCACGAGCCTGTTCGACCGTATCGCCATCGCGTCCGGCACGTCGAACCGCCAGACCCGTGCCCTGGCCGCCTCCGTGCGCGACAAGGTGAAGGAAGCCGGCGGCGACGTGGTCGGCATCGAAGGCGAAGACACCGGCGAATGGGTGCTTGTCGACCTGGGTGACATGATCGTGCACATCATGCAGCAGCCGATCCGCGCCTACTACCGCCTGGAAGAAATCTGGGGCGAGAAGCCCGTGAAGCTGGGCGCCGCAAAGCGCAAGTCGTCGGCCGAAGGCAAGGTAGCCGAAGCCGCCGAGGCAGCGCCGAAGAAGAAGGCCGGCCACCTGGCGGCCTCGAAGGCGGTCAAGGAAGCCGAACCGGTGATCGAGAAGAAGGCGCCGGCCCGCAAGCCCGGTACCGTGAAGGCGGCCGCCGCCGCGGGCGCCGTGGCGAAGAAGGCCGCGGCGAAGAAAGCGGCTCCGGCAGTCGAGGCGCCGGAAGGCAAGAAGGTGAAGGTCGCCGCCTCCAAGACGGCCGTGGCATCGGCCAAGGCAGCCAAGGAAGCCAAGGCGAAGGAACCGAAGGCGCCCGCCAAGACCGTGATCAAGCGCATCCGCAAGCCGGCCGCCGAAGAGTAAGCACGGGTACCGCATGCAGCTGATCATCGCTGCCGTCGGGCACAAGATGCCCGCCTGGATCGAAACCGGCTTCACCGAATACGTGAAGCGGATGCCGCCCGAGCTGCGCATCGTGCTCAAGGAAATCAAGCCCGTCGAGCGCTCCGGCAGCAAGACCGCGGCCACCGCGATGGCGCTCGAGCGCGAGCGCATCGAGGGAGCGCTGCCGAAGTCGGTGCGCATTATCGCGCTCGACGAACGCGGCAAGGATCTCACGAGCGTGGGCCTGTCGCAGCAGCTCGAGCTGTGGCAGCAGGATGGCCGCGACACGGCCTTCCTGATCGGCGGTGCCGACGGGCTCGATCCCGGCCTGAAGGCGAAGGCGGAGGGGCTGATCCGGATTTCCAGCATGACGCTGCCGCACGGGATCGTGCGCGTGATGCTGGCCGAGCAGCTCTACCGTGCGTGGACAATCACACAAAACCACCCTTATCATCGGGTGTAGTCCCGGCTTATTCCTGATTGGTGGCCGGGGCGCTTGAACAACACAACAACAAGATGAAACCGGTCGAACGAAAAATCTACCTGGCCTCGAAAAGCCCGCGGCGCCGCGAACTGCTGCGCCAGATCGGCGTCGATTTCGAACTGCTGCTGCTGCGCAGCGACGGACCGCGCGGCGCCGACGTAACGGAAGAAGTGCTGCCGGACGAACCGGCCGAGGTCTACGTGCGCCGCGTGGCGAACGAGAAGGCCGACTTCGCGTTCGACCTGTCGCGCCGCCGCCACCTGAGGCCGCGTCCGGTGCTGACGGCCGACACCACGGTGGCGATCGACGGCGCCATTCTCGGCAAGCCGGCCGGCAAGGCCGAGGCCGAAGCGATGCTGAACAAGCTTTCCGGCCGCACCCACCAGGTGCTGACCACGGTGGCGGTGCGAACTCACGAGTTCGCCGACAGCTTCACGCAAGTCTCGCAGGTGCGCTTCGCCCAGCTGCGGCCCGCCGACATCGCCGCCTACTGCGCCACCACGGAGCCCTATGACAAGGCCGGCGGCTACGGCATCCAGGGGCTGGCGGCCATGTTCATCGAGCATATCGAAGGCAGCCATTCGGGCATCATGGGCCTGCCGCTGTTCGAGACGGCTGACCTGCTGCGCCGCGCCGGCCTGAGGCTGCCATGAACGAGGACATCCTCATCAACATCACACCGCAGGAAACGCGCGTGGCCCTGGTGCTGCAGGGCGCCGTGCAGGAACTGCACATCGAGCGCACGCTCACGCGCGGCCTGGCCGGCAACGTCTATTCCGGCAAGGTGGTGCGTGTGCTGCCTGGCATGCAATCGGCCTTCATCGACATCGGCCTGGAGCGCGCCGCCTTCCTGCACGTGGCCGACATCTGGGAAGCGCGCCCGCACGACGGCAGCAATGCGGCGCCCACGCCGATCGAAAAGCTGCTGTTCGACGGCCAGGTGCTGACCGTGCAGGTGATCAAGGACCCGATCGGCACCAAGGGCGCCCGCCTGTCGACGCAGATCTCGATCGCCGGCCGCATGCTGGTCTACCTGCCGCAGGATTCCCACATCGGCATCTCGCAGAAGATCGAGAAGGAAAGCGAGCGGGAGGCGCTGCGCGCGCGCATGCAGAGCCTCTTGCCGAAGGAAGAGAAAGGCGGCTACATCGTGCGCACGCAGGCCGAGGATGCCAGCGACGCCGACCTGGCGGCCGACATCGACTACCTGCGCAAGACCTGGGGCGCGATCACGCACGGCGCGCGCACGCGGCCGCCCACCTCCCTGCTGCACCAGGACCTGTCGCTGGCGCAGCGCGTGCTGCGCGACTTCGTGCACGACGAAACGGCCACCATCCAGGTGGACTCGCGCGAGAACTTCCTGAACCTCACGGAATTCGGCAAGACCTACACGCCCAGCGTGCTGCCCCGGCTGCACCACTACACGGGCGAGCGGCCCCTGTTCGACCTGTATGGCGTGGAAGAGGAAATCCAGCGCGCGCTGGGCCGCCGCGTGGACCTGAAGTCGGGCGGCTACCTGATCGTCGACCAGACCGAGGCGATGACGACGATCGACGTCAACACGGGCGGCTTCGTGGGCGGGCGCAATTTCGCCGACACGATCTTCAAGACGAACCTGGAGGCGGCGCACGCGATCGCGCGCCAGCTGCGCCTGCGCAACCTGGGCGGCATCATCATCCTCGATTTCATCGACATGGAAAACGCCGAGCACCGCAACGCCGTGCTGGCCGAATTGAAAAAGGCACTGGCCAGGGACCGCACCAAGGTATCGGTCTCCGGCTTCTCGGCGCTGGGCCTGGTGGAGATGACGAGAAAGCGCACCCGCGAATCGCTGGCGCACATCCTGTGCGAGCCCTGCCCCGCCTGCGGCGGCAAAGGGCAAGTCAAAACTTCGCGCACGATCTGCTATGAAATCCTGCGCGAACTGCTGCGCGAAGCGAAGCAGTTCAACCCGCGCGAATTCCGCATCCTCGCCTCGCAGGAAGTGGTGGACCTGTTCCTCGAAGAAGAATCGCAGCACCTGGCAATGCTGGGCGACTTCATCGGCAAGAAGATCTCGCTGCAGGTCGAGAATTCGTATCACCAGGAACAGTACGACGTGATCCTGATGTAGCCCCGCGCGCCGCTCTCGGCGGCCAAGTGGGGGGAATGGCGCGCGGGCTGTCTCTTATTGCTGTCTCTTACTGCTGCCTGCTTATTTCTGCTGCGCGCGGCGGCGTGCCACCACGCCCACCAGCGCCATGCCGCCCAGCAGCATGCCGTAGGTGGCCGGTTCCGGTACCGGCGAAATCGCCAGGTCGCCCGAGTAGCTGCCGGCGGCGCGCGATACCACGCTGCCCGTCACGGCCACGTAG contains:
- the hemF gene encoding oxygen-dependent coproporphyrinogen oxidase is translated as MTTPNPAAVKAYLIDLQERIVAALEAADGKPFLRDAWERPEGGGGISRLVEEGNVLERGGCNFSHVTGAKLPPSAAAHRPGIGGRAWEAMGVSLVLHPRNPYAPTVHMNVRFFSTTTGDGTPVWWFGGGMDLTPYYANEADVRHFHRSCRDMLAPFGEDLHPRFKKWCDEYFYLKHRQEARGVGGIFFDDFNERDFDTSFAMMKSVGDGFVKAYLPILENRKDTPYGERERDFQAYRRGRYVEFNLVFDRGTLFGLQSGGRTEAILMSMPPVVKWRYDWHPADGTPEAALYTDFLPHRDWLV
- the nadD gene encoding nicotinate (nicotinamide) nucleotide adenylyltransferase, translating into MTRCVLLLGGSFDPIHNGHVALGATFVRLLGAAELRVIPTVPWQKSTLVATPQQRADMATLAFADEPCRVVIDRQEIDRGRPTYTVETLRALRGELGPETALCFLMGADQLQRLHTWHAWRDLFALAHLCVAARPGFRLDGPDIPVEVAAEFGARLVPAQRLCSRPAGNTCIAPDLAVDISSTQIREALAAGNFQHDSGSPIPARVLDYIEQHNLYKK
- the rsfS gene encoding ribosome silencing factor: MDIKKLQALVVDALEDVKGQDIVLFDTTGLTSLFDRIAIASGTSNRQTRALAASVRDKVKEAGGDVVGIEGEDTGEWVLVDLGDMIVHIMQQPIRAYYRLEEIWGEKPVKLGAAKRKSSAEGKVAEAAEAAPKKKAGHLAASKAVKEAEPVIEKKAPARKPGTVKAAAAAGAVAKKAAAKKAAPAVEAPEGKKVKVAASKTAVASAKAAKEAKAKEPKAPAKTVIKRIRKPAAEE
- the rlmH gene encoding 23S rRNA (pseudouridine(1915)-N(3))-methyltransferase RlmH, which codes for MQLIIAAVGHKMPAWIETGFTEYVKRMPPELRIVLKEIKPVERSGSKTAATAMALERERIEGALPKSVRIIALDERGKDLTSVGLSQQLELWQQDGRDTAFLIGGADGLDPGLKAKAEGLIRISSMTLPHGIVRVMLAEQLYRAWTITQNHPYHRV
- a CDS encoding Maf family protein; the encoded protein is MKPVERKIYLASKSPRRRELLRQIGVDFELLLLRSDGPRGADVTEEVLPDEPAEVYVRRVANEKADFAFDLSRRRHLRPRPVLTADTTVAIDGAILGKPAGKAEAEAMLNKLSGRTHQVLTTVAVRTHEFADSFTQVSQVRFAQLRPADIAAYCATTEPYDKAGGYGIQGLAAMFIEHIEGSHSGIMGLPLFETADLLRRAGLRLP
- the rng gene encoding ribonuclease G, whose product is MNEDILINITPQETRVALVLQGAVQELHIERTLTRGLAGNVYSGKVVRVLPGMQSAFIDIGLERAAFLHVADIWEARPHDGSNAAPTPIEKLLFDGQVLTVQVIKDPIGTKGARLSTQISIAGRMLVYLPQDSHIGISQKIEKESEREALRARMQSLLPKEEKGGYIVRTQAEDASDADLAADIDYLRKTWGAITHGARTRPPTSLLHQDLSLAQRVLRDFVHDETATIQVDSRENFLNLTEFGKTYTPSVLPRLHHYTGERPLFDLYGVEEEIQRALGRRVDLKSGGYLIVDQTEAMTTIDVNTGGFVGGRNFADTIFKTNLEAAHAIARQLRLRNLGGIIILDFIDMENAEHRNAVLAELKKALARDRTKVSVSGFSALGLVEMTRKRTRESLAHILCEPCPACGGKGQVKTSRTICYEILRELLREAKQFNPREFRILASQEVVDLFLEEESQHLAMLGDFIGKKISLQVENSYHQEQYDVILM